Genomic segment of Bartonella bacilliformis KC583:
TAAATATCCTCTTGCAAATAAAGTCGAGCCAAATGTAACGAGAATTAAGCTCTAATATAATCAGGTTAAAATTGATGAACGTGTTTTTTCAAAGCGTTTGCGTTCATTAGGATCTAGATAAAGTTTGCGCAAACGAATATTTTTAGGGGTTACTTCTACAAGTTCATCATCTTGTATCCATGATAGTGCACGTTCTAATGTCATTTTGACTGGCGGTGTTAATTTGATCGCTTCATCTTTACCAGCAGCACGCATATTGGTTAGCTTTTTTCCTTTTAATACATTCACTTCTAAATCGTTATCGCGTGAATGTATGCCAACAATCATGCCTTGATAAACTTTAACACCTGCATCAATGACCATGGCTCCACGATCTTCAAGGTTAAAAAGCGCATAGGCGACAGCTTCACCATTGTCATTTGAAATCATAACACCGTTGATACGGCCACCAATCTCTCCTTTATAAGGTTCGTAAGCACGAAAAAGGCGATTCATGATTGCTGTACCACGTGTATCGGTTAACAATTCAGATTGGTAACCAATAAGTCCCCGAGTTGGTGCGTAAAAGACAAGGCGTACACGGTTGCCACCAGAGGGACGTAATTCAACCATTTCTCCTTTACGTTCTGACATTTTTTGCACAACGGTTCCAGAATATTCTTCGTCAACATCGATCACAACTTCTTCGATTGGTTCTAAAGTTGTTCCGTTTTCATCTTTTTGCATGACGACACGTGGGCATGAAACACTTAGCTCAAATCCTTCTCGACGCATATTTTCAATGAGGACTGCTAGTTGTAATTCTCCTCGCCCTGAAACATAGAAAGAATCTTTATCAGCAGACTCTTCAATTTTAAGAGCTACATTACCTTCTGCTTCTTTTAATAAGCGATCACGAATGATACGGCTTGTCACTTTATCTCCCTCAGTTCCAGCAAGGGGGCTATCATTTACCAGAAAACTCATGGTAACAGTGGGAGGATCAATGGGTTGAGCAGTAAGGGGTTCGTGAATTTCGGGGTCACAGAAAGTATCGGCAACTGTGCCTTTCTTTAGACCTGCAATAGCTACAATATCACCGGCAACGCTTTCTTCAATTGGTTGTCTTTCTAACCCACGAAATGCTAAAATTTTTGAAATACGCCCAGTTTCTAA
This window contains:
- the typA gene encoding translational GTPase TypA yields the protein MQLRNIAIIAHVDHGKTTLVDGLLRQSGNIRDNQRTGERMMDSNDIEKERGITILAKATSVVWKDTRINIVDTPGHADFGGEVERILNMVDGAIVLVDAAEGPMPQTKFVVGKALKVGLRPIVVINKIDRPDARADEVINEVFDLFASLDATDEQLDFPILYGSGRDGWMAESPEGPKDQGLSPLFDLVIRHVPAPTVAEGPFRMIGTILEADPFLGRLITGRIHSGSIKPNQNVKILGQDGTVLETGRISKILAFRGLERQPIEESVAGDIVAIAGLKKGTVADTFCDPEIHEPLTAQPIDPPTVTMSFLVNDSPLAGTEGDKVTSRIIRDRLLKEAEGNVALKIEESADKDSFYVSGRGELQLAVLIENMRREGFELSVSCPRVVMQKDENGTTLEPIEEVVIDVDEEYSGTVVQKMSERKGEMVELRPSGGNRVRLVFYAPTRGLIGYQSELLTDTRGTAIMNRLFRAYEPYKGEIGGRINGVMISNDNGEAVAYALFNLEDRGAMVIDAGVKVYQGMIVGIHSRDNDLEVNVLKGKKLTNMRAAGKDEAIKLTPPVKMTLERALSWIQDDELVEVTPKNIRLRKLYLDPNERKRFEKTRSSILT